The sequence ATGGTTCACCGGAAATCCAATGGCTTCTTGTAAAGTTGAAGATCTAGAAAAAGTAGACTATGTTTTTGTAACCCACGATCACGGAGATCACTTCGGAGATGCTGTAAATGTTTGTACTAGAACTAACGCCACCTTAGTAGGAATCTATGAAATATCTGTTAAAGCCCAGCAGCATGGAGTGAAAAACACCATTGGGATGAACATCGGTGGACCCGCAATTTTAAACGATTTGAAAGTTGTTATGACGCCAGCTTTCCACTCTTCAAGCTCTGGCTGTCCAGCCGGTTTCATAGTAATCGGCAAAGAGGCTACGGTTTATCATGCTGGCGATACAGGCTTATTCAGCGATATTGCATTATATGCGGAGCTGTATCCTATAGACTATGCCATGATACCTATAGGCGGTCATTATACCATGGACCCGCAGCAAGCTGCGAAGTTTGTATCATTGTTTAAGCCTAAGCGAGTTATACCTATGCACTATAATACTTTCCCCGTTATACGTAAAGATCCTCAGATTTTCGTGAAATATGTTCGCGAATATGCTCCAGAAGTTGGCGTAGTCGTTTTAAAACCCGGCGAAAAGCTTGAATTTTAGATTCCACGTCGATTTTTTCTCCAAATACCTTCCTGTTTCTATAGGCTAACGCGACGAGTGGTGAAAGTATAGCCGGTAGCAGTGGAGCAAATATAACAAGGTATTTCTTGGATTTCTCCTCTACGATATTCCCATTCTCGACTTTTACTTCAATGTTTAAAATCCCCAGCAACGGTTTATCCACCTCAAAAACTAAGGTTTGGTTTCCTCGAGGCTTCAGAGTCTCAATATTTTCTATGAAAGCTGTTTCTCCCGCACGTAGCTGAACCGTAGTGTTTAAAAAAGTTGATAACTGAGCTTTAGACAAAACTGTGACAAATACGAATGCTTTTGAGCCGGGAGGAAATTCCGTGCGTAGCTGCACTCCTAAATTTAGCTTATCATCGATAATAGGTTTGTTAACTTGATCTGGAGGGAGCAAGCATATCTTTTCTTCACCATAATATATAGCGTTTTTAATAGTAAAACCCGTTAAAGTCTTCTTTTTAAATCGCCTATAAAATCCAATTCTTCCAGAATCTAACAAGATTTGAGACCCGTTCGCTAAAATAAGCCTACCATTGGAAAGCCATTCAACCAGCAGAAAGGCTCTGTTATCATATATGTATGCTTCAACCTTTATTGGCACAAATTCGATGTTTATACGCTTTTTCAGACAGAAAACGCATCCATGCAATTCTTTACATATAGTTAGGTTTAGACAACTTAGATCCTTTTTATACACGTCATCCAGCTTAATCTCGAAAACCGCATTACCATTTTCATCACTATAAACTTTCTTTACCAGCTCTGGCG is a genomic window of Thermoproteales archaeon containing:
- a CDS encoding metal-dependent hydrolase, with amino-acid sequence MGYIKWLGHASFEVCLDEKILIFDPWFTGNPMASCKVEDLEKVDYVFVTHDHGDHFGDAVNVCTRTNATLVGIYEISVKAQQHGVKNTIGMNIGGPAILNDLKVVMTPAFHSSSSGCPAGFIVIGKEATVYHAGDTGLFSDIALYAELYPIDYAMIPIGGHYTMDPQQAAKFVSLFKPKRVIPMHYNTFPVIRKDPQIFVKYVREYAPEVGVVVLKPGEKLEF